The Pararhizobium sp. IMCC21322 sequence TTGCCAACCTTTACGGTAGGAAATGCAGTCATGGAGATGGACATGACGGATGTGCCGCTACTGGTGTTTCGAAACGCTGGACATGGCGGTGTAAACGTGGTCTACCGTCGCGCCGACGGCAATATTGGCTGGGTTGATCCATCATTGCAGACTTGAAGGACTGCCGGGAACGGTTAGGTCCTGAGGTAGATGTGACAGCATTTTGAACCTGTAAGCCAAGCTGTTAGCCACCAGTCACCGGTTACCAGCTTGTATGTGAAACAGAGATATGTGCCGCGACAAAGACAAATTCAATAATGGATGTTTGCGATGGATCTGAGTGATCTGGTTTCGCCTGATGCTGTAATACCCACCCTGAAGGTGCAATCCAAAAAACAGGCCATACAGGCACTGGCTGAAAAGGCTGCGTCTTTAACCGGTGTTCCGGAGCGCGAGATTTTTGACACGCTTCTGCAACGTGAACGGCTTGGGTCCACTGGTGTGGGGCATGGCATTGCCATTCCTCATGGAAAATTGGTGACCTTTGACGCAATTATTGGCGTGTTTGCCCGTCTGGAAACACCAATCGAGTTCGAATCGCTTGATGGTGAGCCCGTTGACCTGATTTTCCTCCTGCTGGCCTCCGAAGGGGCAGGGGCAGATCATCTGAAGGCTCTGGCGCGCATTGCCAGAGTGTTCCGCAACAACCAAATCACATCGAAATTGCGTGAAACACGCGATGCAGACGCCATCTATTCCGTTCTGACGCAGGATATGGCGTCCAACGCGGCTTAGAGTATTTTCGCATTCATAGCTTCGTCTGCTGCACCAAACGATTGCCAAAACCAGAGCGGACAGACGGCCTGTTGGACCTGCGCCCAATTGACCGCCTGTGTGTCATTTGCAGGTTCGAACCCTAATTTCCGGAAGAATTGCCGCTGGCCGCCATTGTGAGCTTTTTCAAAGCTCCTTGCATGGCCTGGATGGCGGGATGATCCACTGGAATGCCATGTTCCACCGCAGCATCCGCTGGATCGGGATAGCTCAACCAGACCTGTCCTGATGCATCTTCATAGGCCAGAACACGCAGTGGCAAATAGAGCCCGATAGTCTGACCGATGGCGAAGGCGTCTGCGCCAATTTTCGGACTGCCAAAGATCAGGACGGTGGTGGGGCGAATATCTTTTCCAACACTTTTGACGCCTTGCTGAAAATCGACCTTTGTGAAGAGGCGTGCCCCCGCCTTTTCTATAGCGGCCTCCAGCCTGGCGGTGACGTCGCTGACGGGTAATTCGCTTTTTACGTTGATCGTTGCGGCCTGCGCTGACGAAAATGTCAGGAGCGCAAACAGGGCTGACAGACCTATGTTTCGGATGTGTGTGAGGTTCATTGGATTTCCTTTCCCGGATGTTCCAACAAAGGGCTACCAACGATTGGAAATTGGTGCTTGAGTCCGGCTTGAGTATTTTTGGAGGAATTTTGGAGGTTCCACAAACGGTCCGGGTTGGTGTTGTGATCTATCAGTTTGATAAATTTGAATTGGACTACACAAAATTCGAGTTGAATCATGCGGGCCAGCAGATTCATGTCGAGCCGCAAACGCTGACCCTGTTGCATTTTCTCATCCAGAACCGGGACCAACTGATTTCCAGAGCAGACATGATCGAGACCATCTGGTCTGGCCGCGCGGTTTCTGATTGGGCGGTATCTGCGGCGATCAAAGCCGCGCGAATTGCCCTTGGCGACGTCGACACGCCCCGGCGCTATATTCGGACCATTCACGGCAAGGGGGTTCGGTTTGTCGCCCACGTCAATGAAGTGGCGAGCGGTGCTGCCCCGCCCAAAACAAAGCTGGTGTCAGATAATGGTCTGCATCTGATCATCCTGCCGCTCGCCGATTTTAGCGAGCGCAAACAGAACCAGTATCTGGCAGACGGAATCACAGAAGATCTGATCAATGATCTGGGAACGGCCAAAAATCTGCGTGTTGCGCCGCGCAGTGCGTCTTTCCGGCTGCAAAACGAAGAGACTGCTCCCGGGTTTCTGCGGGACAGCATGGGCATCAGCCATATTTTGGAAGGCTCGATCCGCAGAAGTGACAGCCGGGTTCGGATTAATCTGCAATTGCTGGAAACCGAAACTGAAACCCAGGTTTGGTCTGACAGATATGATGGCACAATGGGGGACATATTCGATTTTCAGGACACGATTTGTGCAAAAATCGCGCGCAATCTGAAGGTCCAGTTTTCAGCGCTGTCAGGCCGCAGCGGCACGCGCAACAAAGATGCCTATGAGCACTGTCTGAAAGGTCGGGCCGAATACTACCAGTATAAGCCGGCAAGCCTTGCCAAGGCGCTCACGCATTTTGAAGCCGCAACGGCAGCAGATCGCTCGTATGCGGAAGCCTTCGCCTATCAGGCCTATTGCCGAACATCGAACTATGTCTTCACATGGCCAGGAGCCGATGATGATCTGAGCGGTGCAGAGGAATTGGCACGAAAGGCCATCGAACTGGATGAAAGCTCCGCCATTGCCTTTGCCCGTCTGGGCTGGACGCTTGGCTTTCTGGCAGATCGTGATCGAACCATTGAAGCCTTTGAAAAGGCTCTGGATCTGGACCCGTCCAATGCTGAGGTCTGGCATTCCTATGGTGAAACCCTCAACCGGCTGGCGCTCCCGGTAGATGCTTTGCGTCGTCTGGAAACAGCCTTTGCCATAGATAGTTACGCACCACCAAGTTGGGAATTCGCGCGCGGCCATTCCAGAATCCTGCTTCAGGATTACGATCAGGCGTTGGAGTATTTGTTGCCTGTACTGGATCGCGTTCCCGGCTTCATTCCCGCCCGCGTTCAACTGACGCGGCTTTATGCAGAAACAGACAGGTTGGGTGAGGCCGCTGACATGGTGGCATCCATTCGCAAACTGGCACCACGCTATCGAATGGAAAACGCGCTTAGAATGTTTCCGTATCCAGATGCCGCGCATAGCAAACGTTTTAAGGAGGCGCTGGAAATCGCTAATTTTCCAGAAGTTTAGTGTTTTCCAGAGGTCATTCTTTCAGCCAGGAAGCGCACAAACAGAAGTGTCAGGCCTTCTTCAGCAACATTGTTCGGCCCAGTCGAATTAAGAAACTCAATAATCCCATATTATCAATGTTTTTGAAATGCTGCATTCTATTTCAACGAAAGGCGAACACGCGTGTTTCAGCGGAATGCCATACAGATCAAAAGGAGTAAAACATGTCGGAAATCGTATTGACGCACAGAGTTGAAGACGTCGCCAAGTGGAAAAGTTTTGACGATGAGCGGAGCGCAAATCTCGGGGCCTTTGCCAAGAATATCAAAAGCCATGTTGATGTGGACGGCGGTGATCTGGTGGCCCTGACAATGACCATTACTGACCGCGATGGCATGTCTGCCTATATGAAGTCAGACGCCTGTGGTGCCATTATGAAGCAACACGGTGTCATCCAACCGGTCAACATGATGAAGCATGGCAGCTAGGTCTGAAACAAAGATCTGGTCGGGCAATCTGGCCGGGATGAGTTCCCGACCAGTTGTATTTGAATCATCAGAGCCCGATCATGGCCTTCATATTACCAATGAAGGTCGCATCATCCTGCTGCTTGCGCGCATCCAGCAGAGCGTCCGCATCAGGGCCAGCGCGATATCGCAGGATGCCCGTTCCATCAATTGCC is a genomic window containing:
- the ptsN gene encoding PTS IIA-like nitrogen regulatory protein PtsN; protein product: MDLSDLVSPDAVIPTLKVQSKKQAIQALAEKAASLTGVPEREIFDTLLQRERLGSTGVGHGIAIPHGKLVTFDAIIGVFARLETPIEFESLDGEPVDLIFLLLASEGAGADHLKALARIARVFRNNQITSKLRETRDADAIYSVLTQDMASNAA
- a CDS encoding DUF302 domain-containing protein, whose translation is MNLTHIRNIGLSALFALLTFSSAQAATINVKSELPVSDVTARLEAAIEKAGARLFTKVDFQQGVKSVGKDIRPTTVLIFGSPKIGADAFAIGQTIGLYLPLRVLAYEDASGQVWLSYPDPADAAVEHGIPVDHPAIQAMQGALKKLTMAASGNSSGN
- a CDS encoding winged helix-turn-helix domain-containing tetratricopeptide repeat protein encodes the protein MSIFGGILEVPQTVRVGVVIYQFDKFELDYTKFELNHAGQQIHVEPQTLTLLHFLIQNRDQLISRADMIETIWSGRAVSDWAVSAAIKAARIALGDVDTPRRYIRTIHGKGVRFVAHVNEVASGAAPPKTKLVSDNGLHLIILPLADFSERKQNQYLADGITEDLINDLGTAKNLRVAPRSASFRLQNEETAPGFLRDSMGISHILEGSIRRSDSRVRINLQLLETETETQVWSDRYDGTMGDIFDFQDTICAKIARNLKVQFSALSGRSGTRNKDAYEHCLKGRAEYYQYKPASLAKALTHFEAATAADRSYAEAFAYQAYCRTSNYVFTWPGADDDLSGAEELARKAIELDESSAIAFARLGWTLGFLADRDRTIEAFEKALDLDPSNAEVWHSYGETLNRLALPVDALRRLETAFAIDSYAPPSWEFARGHSRILLQDYDQALEYLLPVLDRVPGFIPARVQLTRLYAETDRLGEAADMVASIRKLAPRYRMENALRMFPYPDAAHSKRFKEALEIANFPEV